The Streptomyces sp. NBC_01197 genome window below encodes:
- a CDS encoding protein kinase — protein MDEYAGRVLADRYRLPLLPGDEFEPAEIRAFDTYSGQEVLVRQVPLPEVVDAEMLDESGAGTGFGGGSVGGPGAGVSETRRASSRTTRRPADPAVRRAIEAAQSAAQIPDHPRLDQVFDVFAEGGSLWVVSELVEATPLAAILAERPLNPYRAAEIASDVLTALRALHAHGWTHRNITARTVLVCDDGRVVLTGLAAGAAEEALCGYDPVPAAELSLPTAGAGGSLGPDSPAGPGADGAVELYDAGGEGDPYRAEGAERLPAGPALPPGYTQGERRGQPGGRMYDQLQDAPGASGQEPEAPADRGGGGVSAGDVRAARAGAIAAYRAGARAAARVSGDEQGSDTGAFPVQRPASGPSQPGRQEAAGFWHGAQPRSGAGDGMRADDLRGAHDREAQERAAQSSAVQGRNAHEQAQDRAIQDRTAQDRATQDRTAQDRTAQDRAAPHRSANDPGTPRPRAAAAVPEGWDQDTGTAVTPRRGPGTPLAAERARQARITVVGAVTERWAPEQAGPVHGNWQLAAPVGPATDLWALGALLFRAVQGHAPYPEDSAAELVQLVCAEPPAFAEECGPLRPVVESLLRQDPTERPDIEELRGWLRSLVRSAPEPDAGQGIVPVPPVDATRLPIVRRRGELVRRRRRNSGGDGVHGRHRQQRRGSRRREQGLAGAGRPVQPAQPMHSVAAGLSERSAPAGRRPGPDAKPRSLGRTLLVVILVVLVAALVYALKFMPKADDSRQGDAGSPGSVPTASASGQRNSPVSGGPGDSQQSGSARTPQPPQGTEPDSGGPAAGYAIRKDPEGFQVAVAKDWERRPVNDAGQVRFVGSDFELVVVPGRDSVKDEGADPMAYQRDKERELKPFRDSTWSSASGLRRIDVGKQAMAEGQFTWQDSSGREVYVRNVAMIIAGRYHIVQVIGPEAQRDKVTEIYEQAVATYRSVS, from the coding sequence GTGGATGAGTACGCGGGAAGGGTCCTTGCCGACCGCTACCGCCTTCCGCTGCTGCCCGGTGACGAGTTCGAGCCTGCGGAGATCCGCGCGTTCGACACCTACAGCGGTCAGGAAGTCCTCGTCCGGCAGGTGCCGTTGCCCGAGGTCGTGGACGCGGAGATGCTCGATGAGAGCGGCGCGGGGACGGGCTTCGGCGGCGGGTCGGTCGGCGGTCCGGGGGCTGGGGTTTCCGAAACGCGTCGTGCGTCGTCCCGTACCACCCGCAGGCCCGCCGACCCCGCGGTACGGCGGGCCATCGAGGCGGCGCAGTCCGCAGCGCAGATTCCCGACCACCCCAGGCTGGACCAGGTCTTCGACGTCTTCGCGGAGGGCGGGTCGCTCTGGGTGGTGAGCGAACTGGTCGAGGCCACACCTCTGGCCGCGATACTCGCCGAGCGCCCCCTGAACCCGTACCGCGCGGCGGAGATCGCCTCCGACGTGCTCACCGCCCTGCGGGCGCTGCACGCCCACGGGTGGACTCATCGCAATATCACCGCCCGGACCGTGCTGGTCTGCGACGACGGCCGTGTGGTCCTGACCGGGCTCGCGGCAGGAGCGGCCGAGGAGGCACTGTGCGGTTATGACCCGGTGCCGGCCGCGGAGTTATCGCTGCCGACCGCTGGAGCGGGCGGGAGCCTCGGGCCCGATTCCCCGGCCGGGCCGGGAGCGGATGGCGCGGTGGAGCTGTACGACGCAGGTGGCGAGGGGGACCCGTACCGGGCTGAGGGCGCGGAGAGGCTCCCGGCCGGGCCTGCGCTGCCGCCCGGTTACACCCAGGGCGAGCGGCGCGGGCAGCCGGGCGGCCGGATGTACGACCAGTTGCAGGACGCGCCGGGCGCCTCCGGACAGGAGCCCGAAGCGCCCGCCGACAGGGGTGGTGGCGGGGTTTCGGCGGGGGACGTCCGTGCTGCCCGGGCCGGTGCCATCGCCGCCTACCGTGCGGGTGCACGGGCCGCGGCACGCGTCAGCGGGGACGAGCAGGGGAGTGACACCGGGGCCTTCCCCGTCCAGCGTCCGGCGTCGGGGCCCTCGCAGCCCGGACGGCAGGAAGCGGCCGGCTTCTGGCACGGAGCACAGCCGCGTTCCGGCGCCGGGGACGGCATGCGCGCCGACGACCTGCGCGGCGCCCACGACCGGGAGGCGCAGGAACGGGCAGCGCAGAGCAGTGCGGTTCAGGGCCGCAACGCCCACGAGCAGGCCCAAGACCGGGCCATCCAAGACCGGACAGCCCAAGACCGGGCAACCCAAGACCGGACAGCCCAAGACCGGACAGCCCAAGACCGGGCCGCCCCCCACCGGAGTGCCAACGACCCCGGTACCCCCCGCCCCCGGGCGGCCGCCGCTGTGCCCGAAGGGTGGGATCAGGACACTGGAACCGCGGTGACCCCGCGCCGCGGGCCTGGGACTCCGCTCGCCGCCGAGCGGGCCCGGCAGGCGCGTATCACCGTCGTGGGCGCCGTCACCGAACGGTGGGCGCCCGAGCAGGCGGGCCCCGTCCACGGCAACTGGCAGCTCGCCGCCCCGGTCGGGCCCGCCACCGATCTGTGGGCGCTTGGTGCGCTGCTCTTCCGGGCCGTGCAGGGCCACGCCCCGTACCCGGAGGATAGCGCCGCCGAACTCGTCCAGCTGGTCTGCGCCGAACCGCCCGCCTTCGCCGAGGAGTGCGGCCCGCTGAGGCCCGTCGTCGAGTCGCTGCTGCGTCAGGACCCCACGGAGCGCCCGGACATAGAGGAGCTGCGCGGCTGGCTGCGCTCGCTGGTGCGGTCGGCGCCCGAGCCCGACGCCGGGCAGGGGATCGTCCCGGTCCCGCCGGTCGACGCCACGCGGCTGCCGATCGTACGGCGCAGGGGTGAGCTCGTACGGCGGCGCCGTCGCAACTCCGGTGGGGACGGTGTCCACGGCCGTCACCGCCAGCAGCGGAGGGGCAGCCGCAGGAGGGAGCAGGGTCTGGCCGGGGCCGGGCGGCCGGTGCAGCCCGCGCAGCCGATGCACTCCGTGGCGGCGGGCCTGTCCGAGCGTTCCGCACCTGCGGGCCGCCGGCCCGGGCCGGACGCGAAGCCGCGCTCACTCGGCCGTACCCTGCTTGTCGTCATCCTGGTGGTCCTGGTCGCCGCCCTCGTGTACGCCCTGAAGTTCATGCCCAAGGCCGACGACTCCCGGCAGGGCGACGCCGGTTCGCCCGGTTCGGTGCCGACCGCCTCCGCGTCCGGGCAGCGGAACTCGCCGGTGTCCGGCGGCCCCGGAGACTCCCAGCAGTCCGGGTCGGCCCGGACGCCCCAGCCGCCGCAGGGCACTGAGCCCGACAGCGGTGGACCGGCGGCCGGTTACGCCATCCGCAAGGATCCCGAAGGGTTTCAGGTGGCGGTGGCCAAGGACTGGGAGCGCCGTCCCGTCAACGACGCCGGCCAGGTGCGTTTTGTCGGCAGCGACTTCGAGCTCGTCGTCGTTCCCGGCCGCGACAGCGTCAAGGACGAAGGCGCCGATCCCATGGCGTACCAGCGCGACAAGGAGCGGGAACTCAAACCGTTCCGTGACTCCACGTGGTCGTCCGCTTCGGGGCTGCGCCGCATAGACGTCGGCAAGCAGGCCATGGCCGAAGGGCAGTTCACCTGGCAGGACAGCAGCGGACGCGAGGTGTACGTCCGCAATGTGGCCATGATTATCGCGGGCCGCTATCACATCGTGCAGGTCATAGGCCCCGAAGCGCAGCGGGACAAGGTCACCGAGATCTATGAACAGGCCGTTGCCACCTACCGGTCGGTGAGCTGA